One genomic region from Deltaproteobacteria bacterium encodes:
- the lptE gene encoding LPS assembly lipoprotein LptE, with the protein MMQMPEAGKRLASIGAVAILLMLWGVTGCGYHLYPGGDEGDNKSGKMSANMSNDIRKVFVAVFTNNTPEANIETGLRNAFIDQFIKGRRFKIVNAEGLADTVLQGDIKNLVETPLAYRGGSNLAVEKRITVTLSLALTAKGSPTALWRVENFSQWGDYVLDGTNLSTGQTSQKKALSKLANDVAERAYRLMTADF; encoded by the coding sequence ATGATGCAAATGCCTGAGGCTGGTAAAAGGTTAGCCAGCATTGGCGCTGTGGCCATATTGCTCATGCTCTGGGGGGTAACCGGATGCGGGTATCATCTTTATCCGGGGGGCGATGAAGGCGATAATAAAAGCGGCAAGATGAGCGCCAATATGAGCAATGATATCCGGAAGGTATTTGTAGCCGTTTTTACTAACAATACCCCGGAGGCCAACATAGAAACCGGCCTGCGGAATGCCTTTATTGATCAATTCATCAAAGGCCGGAGATTCAAGATAGTCAATGCCGAGGGCCTGGCCGATACCGTCTTGCAGGGCGACATCAAGAATCTGGTGGAGACGCCCCTCGCTTACCGGGGCGGCAGTAATTTGGCCGTGGAAAAGAGGATCACGGTTACCCTCTCGCTTGCCCTGACAGCCAAAGGCTCGCCAACCGCCCTCTGGCGTGTGGAAAACTTTTCTCAATGGGGGGATTATGTTCTTGATGGCACAAATTTATCTACCGGTCAGACCAGCCAGAAAAAAGCCCTCTCCAAGCTGGCTAATGACGTCGCCGAGAGGGCATACAGACTGATGACTGCGGATTTTTAA